The Paenibacillus tianjinensis genome has a window encoding:
- a CDS encoding oleate hydratase — protein MKKEYGNQQVYFVGGGIASLAGAVYLVRDCDFPGQNIHIIEEMPILGGSNDGAGDVEHGYVIRGGRMLNDEAYENLWELLNTIPSIDHPGQSVREDIIAFDTANPTHSNARLIDSKGEVQDVLSMGFDMADRLAMGKLIITPEEAMGKARINDWFGPHFFKTNFWYMWATTFAFQPWHSAVEFKRYMLRFMHEFPRIQTLEGVTRTPYNQYDSIILPLHKYLEPFGVDFTLKCTVTDLQFKEGDGLTVTGMNVSRQGVADVIEVNEGDLVIVTNGSMTEGSSLGSMTTAPRLNGKGSSWKLWENIAAKKPGLGNPSAFDDHVDESKWESFTVTFQDSAFFDLMEKFTRNRAGTGALVTFKDSSWFMSVVLAFQPHFRNQPEHVKVFWGYGLYPDNVGDFVKKRMCDCTGEEIMQELIGHLHFDAHKDEIMATANCIPCMMPYITSQFMPRLNSDRPKVVPEGSTNLAFISQFCEIPDDVVFTEEYSVRAARIAVYTLMGVNRPVEPINQYQYDVRTLLSGLVTSFR, from the coding sequence GTGAAAAAAGAGTACGGTAACCAGCAGGTATATTTTGTCGGCGGCGGAATAGCATCCCTTGCAGGTGCGGTTTACCTCGTCAGAGACTGTGATTTTCCCGGACAGAACATTCACATTATTGAGGAGATGCCAATCCTCGGCGGCAGCAATGACGGCGCAGGCGATGTAGAGCACGGATATGTCATCCGCGGCGGACGGATGCTCAACGATGAAGCCTACGAGAATCTATGGGAACTTTTAAATACAATCCCGTCCATTGACCATCCGGGACAATCGGTGCGGGAAGACATTATTGCGTTTGACACTGCCAATCCGACGCATTCCAATGCCCGGCTGATTGACAGCAAGGGTGAAGTGCAGGACGTATTGTCGATGGGCTTTGATATGGCTGACAGGCTGGCGATGGGCAAGCTGATTATCACTCCGGAAGAAGCCATGGGCAAGGCACGGATCAACGACTGGTTCGGGCCGCACTTTTTTAAGACAAACTTCTGGTATATGTGGGCCACCACCTTCGCCTTCCAGCCATGGCACAGCGCGGTCGAGTTCAAACGGTACATGCTCCGCTTCATGCATGAATTCCCGAGAATCCAAACCCTTGAAGGGGTAACACGCACACCATACAACCAATATGACTCGATCATTCTGCCGCTGCACAAATATCTGGAACCGTTCGGCGTGGACTTCACCCTGAAATGCACCGTAACCGATCTGCAGTTTAAAGAAGGTGACGGACTAACGGTTACCGGAATGAATGTGTCCCGCCAGGGTGTAGCGGATGTTATTGAGGTAAACGAAGGCGATCTCGTCATTGTCACGAACGGCTCAATGACCGAAGGCTCCAGCCTCGGCTCAATGACCACAGCTCCCCGCCTGAACGGCAAAGGCAGCTCATGGAAGCTATGGGAGAACATCGCCGCCAAGAAGCCGGGACTAGGCAATCCTTCCGCCTTCGATGATCATGTCGATGAATCCAAATGGGAGTCCTTCACCGTGACCTTCCAGGATTCCGCCTTCTTCGACCTGATGGAGAAATTCACCCGTAACCGCGCCGGCACCGGCGCACTGGTCACCTTCAAGGATTCCAGCTGGTTCATGTCGGTGGTGCTGGCCTTCCAGCCGCATTTCCGTAATCAGCCGGAGCATGTCAAAGTGTTCTGGGGCTACGGGCTGTATCCGGACAACGTCGGTGATTTCGTCAAGAAGAGAATGTGCGACTGTACCGGGGAAGAAATTATGCAGGAGCTGATCGGTCATCTTCATTTCGATGCACACAAGGACGAAATTATGGCCACTGCCAACTGTATTCCCTGCATGATGCCATATATCACTTCCCAGTTCATGCCGCGGCTGAACAGCGACCGGCCGAAGGTTGTGCCTGAAGGCTCGACCAATCTCGCGTTCATCAGCCAATTCTGCGAGATCCCGGATGATGTCGTATTCACCGAGGAATATTCGGTAAGAGCCGCGCGGATTGCCGTCTACACCCTGATGGGCGTTAACCGCCCGGTTGAACCGATCAACCAGTATCAATATGATGTGCGGACACTTCTTTCGGGCCTCGTGACTTCTTTTAGATAG